In Planctomycetota bacterium, one DNA window encodes the following:
- a CDS encoding phytanoyl-CoA dioxygenase family protein, with protein sequence MNIDVARLQHDYERDGVVVIRELFTAEQTAALRGELDGYVRDVLASKPADARTIEDDGKTVRNLWRLEQHLPAIVPMVARPDIVALAGRLVRGEPRLCAVETFNKPARVGSGVPPHQDNAYFCQTPPDMLTIWIALDPATPDNGPVYYVRGSHTSGVLPTKPSGVKGNSIGLAEPPATPLADQLCGLLAPGDALIHHCQTIHQSAPNRSGQSRLGLLLVYRGAHTRTDPGLQATYAAAATANPPA encoded by the coding sequence ATGAACATTGATGTTGCCCGACTTCAACACGATTATGAGCGCGACGGCGTGGTCGTGATTCGCGAACTGTTCACCGCCGAACAAACCGCCGCGCTACGCGGAGAGTTGGATGGTTATGTCCGCGACGTGCTGGCGTCCAAACCGGCCGACGCGCGCACGATCGAAGACGACGGCAAGACCGTGCGGAACCTGTGGCGTTTAGAGCAACATCTGCCGGCGATCGTGCCGATGGTGGCTCGCCCAGACATCGTGGCGCTGGCCGGGCGACTCGTTCGCGGCGAGCCACGGTTGTGCGCCGTCGAGACATTCAACAAACCGGCACGCGTCGGGTCCGGTGTGCCTCCCCATCAGGACAACGCCTACTTTTGCCAGACGCCCCCCGACATGCTGACGATCTGGATTGCGCTCGACCCCGCCACGCCTGACAATGGCCCGGTCTACTATGTGCGCGGCTCGCACACGTCGGGCGTGCTGCCGACAAAACCCTCGGGCGTGAAAGGGAACTCGATCGGCCTGGCCGAGCCTCCGGCGACGCCGCTTGCTGACCAGCTTTGCGGACTGCTCGCGCCCGGTGACGCCCTGATTCATCATTGCCAGACGATCCACCAATCGGCGCCAAATCGGAGCGGCCAATCGCGTTTGGGACTGCTGCTCGTCTATCGCGGCGCACATACGCGAACCGACCCCGGGCTCCAAGCCACCTACGCTGCGGCTGCTACCGCGAACCCGCCCGCCTAA
- a CDS encoding DUF1501 domain-containing protein translates to MGLAGFGCLTLPGLLRLRAENSLYAADMGQTPREKKAVIMVWKPGGCSHIDSYDPKPNANSDYRGPFATISTKVPGLQFTELLPRHAALADRFTVLRSMQQGAGGHPAGSMQMLSGDSDTRDKPKPRLPDWMAVTNYLRSQQGPRNNPLPAYVGVNPPLEYNGPAYLGDAYSPFIVRGDPSSPTFSVPNIGLADAGEVMRLDRRTALRRKLDTLERAFDQQGELAALDEFETQALTLLTNPKTKEAFDLTREEDRVRDRYGRNQWGQQLLLARRLIEAGVDVLTTSLSGPLCGRVNNWDDHAVNHHVFDAMRFRAEVYDQAVTALIEDIYERGLDKRVLVVVTGEFGRTPKISYAASTGVGNASAPAGTMQPGRDHWPRAYSNIWAGGGIETGRVIGATDKRGEDVVERRCGPHDFLATIYHHLGIDSATTFIQDFNGRPTPIVDHGRPIPELIG, encoded by the coding sequence ATGGGGCTGGCCGGGTTCGGCTGCCTGACGCTGCCGGGGCTGTTGCGGCTGCGCGCCGAGAACTCGCTCTATGCGGCCGACATGGGCCAGACGCCGCGCGAGAAGAAAGCCGTCATCATGGTTTGGAAGCCGGGCGGCTGTTCGCACATCGACTCGTACGATCCCAAGCCGAACGCCAACAGCGATTATCGCGGGCCCTTTGCCACCATCTCGACCAAGGTGCCGGGCCTGCAATTCACCGAGTTGCTGCCGCGGCACGCGGCGCTTGCCGATCGCTTTACGGTGCTGCGGTCGATGCAGCAGGGGGCCGGCGGCCACCCGGCCGGCTCGATGCAGATGTTGTCGGGCGACTCGGACACTCGCGACAAGCCCAAGCCGCGCTTGCCCGACTGGATGGCGGTGACGAACTACTTGCGATCCCAGCAAGGCCCGCGCAACAATCCGCTGCCGGCCTACGTGGGGGTCAATCCGCCGCTGGAATACAACGGCCCGGCATACTTAGGAGACGCCTACTCGCCATTCATCGTCCGAGGAGACCCCAGTTCCCCCACGTTCTCGGTGCCGAACATCGGGTTGGCCGACGCGGGCGAAGTGATGCGGCTCGATCGACGCACGGCGCTGCGCCGCAAGCTCGACACGCTGGAACGCGCCTTCGACCAACAAGGCGAACTGGCCGCGCTTGACGAGTTCGAGACGCAAGCGCTGACCCTGCTGACCAATCCCAAGACGAAAGAAGCGTTCGATCTAACCCGCGAAGAGGACCGCGTTCGCGATCGGTACGGCCGGAACCAGTGGGGGCAACAACTGCTGCTGGCGCGACGCTTGATCGAAGCGGGCGTTGACGTGCTGACGACCAGCCTGAGCGGCCCGTTGTGCGGCCGAGTCAACAACTGGGACGATCACGCGGTGAATCATCACGTCTTTGACGCCATGCGATTCCGCGCCGAAGTCTATGACCAGGCCGTGACCGCGCTGATCGAGGACATTTACGAACGCGGACTCGACAAGCGAGTGCTCGTCGTGGTGACGGGCGAGTTTGGCCGCACGCCCAAGATCAGCTACGCCGCCAGCACCGGCGTCGGCAACGCCAGCGCGCCGGCCGGCACGATGCAGCCGGGCCGCGACCATTGGCCGCGGGCGTACTCAAACATCTGGGCCGGCGGCGGCATCGAAACGGGCCGGGTGATTGGCGCGACCGATAAACGCGGCGAAGACGTAGTCGAGCGCCGCTGTGGCCCGCACGATTTCTTGGCCACGATCTATCACCACCTGGGCATTGACTCAGCGACGACCTTCATTCAGGACTTCAACGGCCGCCCCACGCCGATCGTCGACCACGGTCGGCCAATTCCCGAGTTGATCGGCTAA
- a CDS encoding SDR family oxidoreductase gives MTNSTNATEPSVKQLFDLTGQVALVTGGCGHLGSAMCRGLAEAGASVIVTSRDAQRAQAAAATLPTVGKAQHAGIALDHMRLDSLEASFQVALGRAGKVDILVNNGHEALAADWTTVTPEEFSRHLGNATGYFELAKLARDSAVERGAPASIVLLGSMYGVVGSYPEAYAGVCAASPAAYHALKGAIVQLTRHLAVYWAKDNVRVNCLSPGPFPSEKAPAEMVERLQQKSPLGRMGHPHELKGAVVFLASTASSYMTGQNLIIDGGWTAW, from the coding sequence ATGACCAACTCCACGAATGCGACCGAACCCAGCGTTAAACAACTGTTCGACCTGACTGGGCAGGTGGCGCTGGTTACCGGCGGCTGCGGCCATTTGGGGTCGGCGATGTGCCGCGGACTGGCTGAAGCCGGGGCCTCGGTAATCGTGACCAGCCGTGACGCCCAGCGCGCCCAAGCGGCCGCCGCGACCTTGCCAACGGTTGGCAAGGCACAGCACGCTGGCATCGCGCTCGACCACATGCGCCTCGATTCGCTCGAGGCCAGCTTTCAAGTAGCGCTCGGCCGCGCTGGCAAAGTCGACATCCTGGTCAACAACGGCCACGAGGCCCTGGCCGCCGATTGGACAACCGTGACGCCCGAAGAGTTCTCGCGGCACCTCGGCAACGCCACTGGGTATTTCGAACTGGCGAAACTAGCGCGCGACTCAGCCGTTGAGCGCGGGGCGCCGGCGAGCATCGTTTTGCTCGGTTCGATGTATGGCGTCGTCGGCTCCTATCCCGAGGCCTATGCCGGAGTCTGCGCGGCAAGCCCGGCTGCGTACCACGCGCTCAAGGGAGCGATTGTCCAATTAACGCGACACCTGGCGGTCTATTGGGCGAAGGACAACGTCCGTGTGAACTGTCTGAGCCCAGGTCCGTTCCCGAGTGAAAAGGCGCCGGCCGAAATGGTCGAACGGCTGCAACAGAAGTCGCCGCTGGGGCGCATGGGGCATCCGCACGAACTCAAAGGGGCCGTAGTCTTCCTGGCCAGCACGGCCAGCAGCTACATGACGGGCCAAAATCTGATCATCGACGGTGGCTGGACCGCCTGGTGA
- a CDS encoding aldolase: MRASRVKAKLNRDEPALVTCLHFTDPAVYEMTSLLGFDAIWMDLEHHATGQETAAGLMRAARVGVSDILARPAKGEFMRMGRLLEAGAQGIMYPRCDDAAEAREVVRWMKFAPHGSRGFDGAGADSGYCSMPMADYVAAANRETFCVIQLEEQASVDRAEEIAAVPGVDVLMFGPADFSVLGGFPGAFDHPRIQSAVQKVADAARNQGKHWGTPAFSVEHAQQLMELGARLHFHMADIVLVRRGLQAIQRQFAPLGFTFDDTTTRSGHYLEGATATRPKPAQP, from the coding sequence ATGAGAGCAAGTCGAGTGAAGGCCAAGCTAAATCGTGACGAACCGGCGCTGGTGACCTGCCTGCATTTTACCGATCCGGCGGTCTATGAGATGACCAGCCTGCTCGGCTTTGACGCGATTTGGATGGACCTGGAACATCACGCGACGGGCCAGGAAACCGCCGCTGGATTGATGCGGGCAGCGCGAGTTGGGGTTTCCGACATTCTTGCTCGGCCGGCCAAGGGAGAATTCATGCGGATGGGCCGGCTGTTGGAAGCTGGCGCGCAGGGGATCATGTATCCGCGCTGTGACGATGCGGCCGAGGCCCGCGAGGTGGTGCGCTGGATGAAGTTTGCGCCGCACGGATCGCGCGGATTCGACGGCGCCGGCGCCGACTCTGGCTACTGCTCGATGCCCATGGCCGACTATGTAGCCGCCGCCAACCGCGAGACTTTCTGCGTGATTCAGTTAGAGGAACAAGCGTCCGTTGACCGCGCGGAAGAGATTGCCGCGGTGCCGGGCGTCGACGTGCTGATGTTCGGGCCAGCCGATTTTTCCGTGCTGGGCGGTTTTCCCGGCGCGTTTGATCACCCCCGGATTCAAAGCGCCGTGCAGAAGGTTGCGGACGCCGCCCGCAATCAGGGCAAGCATTGGGGGACGCCGGCATTTTCAGTGGAGCATGCCCAACAGTTGATGGAACTTGGCGCGCGACTGCACTTTCACATGGCCGACATCGTGCTGGTGCGACGTGGGCTGCAAGCTATCCAGCGGCAATTCGCCCCATTGGGCTTCACCTTTGACGATACGACGACCCGATCAGGACATTATCTCGAGGGAGCCACGGCAACGCGTCCCAAGCCTGCCCAGCCATGA
- a CDS encoding succinylglutamate desuccinylase/aspartoacylase family protein, whose protein sequence is MEPITLQQRTIVGHAAGPRLLITGGVHGDEFEPLATVRRLMHEFAPEQLRGQVTLVPVVNEPAFERGQRTADDDKDLARTCPGRDDGTITERIAAALARLIRDADYYIDLHTGGTVFQILALAGYTLHADRVVLERQRLMARAFNLPIVWGTSARLEGRSLSVARDANVSAIYVENGGGGTCDPRRVEQNVQGCLNVARALGMLDGATAASQVRYVVEDDRDQSGHLQVQCNAPCAGYFEPAVTLGQTVERGQTIGHIVDPLGNRLAAITAYQAGTVLLLHSFPSVRVGDPLVVILPVTAPGEASFPR, encoded by the coding sequence ATGGAACCTATCACGCTTCAACAGCGAACGATCGTCGGCCACGCGGCGGGCCCTCGTCTACTGATCACCGGCGGCGTGCATGGCGACGAGTTCGAGCCCCTGGCGACGGTGCGCCGGCTGATGCACGAGTTCGCGCCCGAGCAACTTCGTGGGCAGGTCACGCTGGTTCCTGTGGTGAATGAGCCCGCCTTCGAGCGCGGCCAGCGAACGGCCGACGACGACAAGGATCTGGCCCGCACTTGTCCAGGTCGCGACGACGGCACGATCACCGAGAGGATTGCCGCGGCGCTGGCGCGGCTGATTCGTGACGCCGACTATTACATCGATTTGCACACCGGCGGCACGGTGTTCCAGATATTAGCGCTGGCTGGTTACACGCTGCACGCTGATCGCGTGGTGCTCGAACGCCAGCGACTGATGGCTCGCGCGTTTAACTTGCCGATCGTATGGGGAACCTCGGCCCGGCTTGAAGGTCGCTCGTTGTCGGTAGCCCGCGATGCAAATGTGTCCGCGATTTATGTCGAGAATGGAGGCGGTGGCACCTGCGACCCGCGACGCGTCGAGCAGAATGTGCAAGGCTGCTTGAACGTCGCCCGGGCGCTCGGCATGCTGGACGGCGCCACGGCCGCCAGCCAGGTCCGCTATGTTGTTGAAGACGATCGCGACCAGAGCGGCCACTTGCAAGTGCAATGCAACGCGCCTTGCGCGGGATACTTTGAACCAGCGGTCACGTTGGGCCAAACCGTCGAGCGCGGCCAGACGATTGGTCACATTGTCGATCCGCTCGGCAACCGGCTGGCGGCCATCACCGCGTATCAGGCAGGGACCGTGCTCTTATTGCACTCGTTCCCGAGCGTTCGCGTCGGCGATCCCTTGGTGGTGATCCTGCCGGTCACGGCTCCCGGGGAAGCGTCGTTCCCGCGGTAG
- a CDS encoding Gfo/Idh/MocA family oxidoreductase, with the protein MNHRHRVLIIGVGSIGERHLRCFQATGRADVSFVETNDSLRATIAERYRVPGFAELAMATPGCDVAVVATPAPSHLEIATILADAGSHVLIEKPLGTSTLGSDRLACVARERNVVVGVAYVYRCIPTLSAMREAIQSGRFGKPVEIVATCGQHFPSYRPAYRNTYYVDHALGGGAIQDALTHVLNAGEWLVGPIDRLVADAAHCVLEGVAVEDTAHLLTRHGDVLGSYSLNQFQPPNEVVITVNCQRGTVRWESHTQRWRYMTVPDGPWTDMPGEPLSRDAIFVEQAQQFLNAVDHRTPPPCTLAEGLQTLRVNLAALASVKVGKWQTIGRDA; encoded by the coding sequence ATGAACCATCGACATCGCGTCCTGATCATCGGCGTGGGCTCGATTGGCGAACGCCATTTACGCTGCTTTCAGGCGACCGGCCGAGCCGATGTCTCGTTCGTCGAGACGAACGACTCGCTACGCGCCACGATTGCCGAGCGTTATCGAGTGCCCGGTTTCGCCGAGTTGGCCATGGCCACGCCAGGTTGCGACGTGGCCGTGGTCGCCACCCCCGCTCCGTCCCACCTGGAAATCGCCACCATTCTCGCCGATGCGGGCAGCCACGTGTTGATCGAGAAGCCCCTCGGCACCAGCACGCTGGGGAGCGACCGGCTGGCGTGCGTGGCACGCGAGCGTAACGTAGTCGTTGGCGTGGCGTATGTTTACCGGTGCATCCCAACCCTGAGCGCTATGCGCGAGGCCATTCAAAGCGGCCGTTTCGGCAAACCGGTCGAGATCGTCGCCACCTGCGGCCAGCACTTCCCTAGCTATCGACCAGCATATCGCAATACCTATTACGTTGACCACGCTTTGGGCGGCGGCGCTATTCAGGATGCGCTCACGCACGTCCTCAATGCCGGCGAATGGCTGGTTGGGCCGATCGATCGGCTCGTCGCCGACGCGGCCCATTGCGTGCTCGAAGGGGTGGCCGTGGAAGATACGGCCCATCTGCTGACGCGCCATGGCGACGTGCTGGGGAGCTACAGCCTGAATCAATTTCAACCGCCGAACGAAGTGGTGATTACCGTCAATTGCCAACGCGGCACCGTGCGCTGGGAGTCGCACACCCAGCGCTGGCGCTATATGACGGTTCCCGACGGGCCGTGGACCGACATGCCTGGCGAGCCGCTGTCGCGCGACGCAATTTTCGTCGAGCAAGCCCAGCAGTTTCTCAACGCGGTCGACCATCGCACACCCCCACCATGTACACTGGCCGAAGGTTTGCAGACGTTGCGAGTCAATCTGGCCGCCCTCGCCAGCGTCAAAGTGGGCAAGTGGCAGACCATTGGGCGCGATGCCTGA
- a CDS encoding aminotransferase class IV, producing the protein MSEPVVYLNGEFVPASLAKLNIYDLGLVLGATLTEMTRTFRHVPYRVEDHVARLYRSLKYAGIAVPMTQAEMVAKTRELAEVNGRLLNAADDLGIVHFVTPGENLMYAGSAGASGALRPTICIHSFPLRFSMWRHLFTDGAHVVTPSIRHVPPQCVEPKMKNRSRLHWFLADRQTQAVDPRAITLLLDLDGNVTECAGANFVIVKDETIVTPTTRNILWGVSLQTVKELAASVGLGFLEKDFQPYDVVNADEAWLTTTPYCLAPCTKVNNIPIGGGAPGPRFQRMLNAWSERAGMDIAAQIANSRI; encoded by the coding sequence GTGAGCGAACCGGTAGTCTATCTGAATGGCGAGTTCGTGCCTGCCTCGTTGGCCAAGCTGAACATCTACGACCTGGGCCTGGTACTTGGCGCGACGTTGACGGAGATGACGCGAACATTTCGCCACGTTCCGTACCGCGTGGAAGATCACGTGGCGCGATTGTATCGCTCGTTGAAATACGCCGGCATTGCCGTCCCCATGACCCAGGCCGAGATGGTCGCCAAGACGCGCGAGTTGGCCGAGGTCAATGGCCGGCTACTGAATGCCGCGGACGACCTGGGCATCGTGCATTTTGTTACTCCTGGCGAGAACCTGATGTACGCGGGCAGCGCCGGCGCGTCGGGGGCGTTGCGGCCGACGATCTGCATTCATTCGTTCCCACTCCGCTTCAGCATGTGGCGGCACTTGTTCACCGACGGCGCGCACGTGGTCACCCCGTCGATTCGCCATGTCCCTCCCCAGTGCGTCGAACCAAAGATGAAGAACCGTAGCCGCCTGCACTGGTTTCTTGCCGACCGGCAAACCCAGGCGGTCGATCCGCGCGCGATCACCTTGCTGCTTGATCTCGACGGCAACGTCACCGAATGCGCCGGCGCCAACTTTGTCATTGTCAAGGACGAGACGATCGTCACTCCCACGACGCGGAACATTTTGTGGGGCGTCAGCTTGCAGACGGTCAAAGAGCTGGCCGCGTCGGTTGGCCTGGGGTTCCTCGAGAAGGATTTCCAGCCCTACGACGTGGTCAACGCCGACGAGGCCTGGCTGACGACGACACCTTATTGCCTGGCCCCCTGCACCAAGGTCAACAACATTCCGATCGGCGGCGGCGCGCCGGGCCCTCGCTTCCAGCGGATGCTCAACGCCTGGAGCGAGCGTGCCGGCATGGACATCGCCGCTCAGATCGCCAATTCGCGAATCTAG
- a CDS encoding FadR family transcriptional regulator, which yields MADESRKNLSQQLAERLRQHIEKARLPDGELFMTEAEVAEKFQVSRTVAREAVGRLRAIGLLEGRKRKGLIVRRPDPVLLFSASLPSLIRSDQDLAELARLRYVLEVGAIELAVKNASDEQIARLVSIGQKFQQAVNGRAAAKKQKELDIAFHSLLLEMTGSSLVAGMQRVLVDFFRTVTTSTPLDASNAERIVWEHAELAAAIRDRDVERARAMIRAQVRRYLPEGPQATQEPVRIA from the coding sequence ATGGCCGACGAATCGCGAAAGAACCTGTCACAGCAACTCGCCGAGCGCCTGCGGCAACATATTGAAAAGGCTCGTCTGCCCGACGGTGAGTTGTTCATGACCGAGGCCGAGGTGGCCGAGAAGTTCCAAGTGTCGAGAACCGTCGCGCGTGAAGCCGTCGGGCGATTGCGGGCAATCGGGTTGCTCGAGGGGCGGAAGCGCAAAGGACTGATCGTGCGCCGCCCCGATCCGGTGCTATTGTTCTCCGCCAGTCTGCCGTCATTGATCAGGTCGGACCAGGATTTGGCCGAACTCGCCCGGCTGCGCTATGTCCTGGAAGTCGGCGCCATCGAGCTGGCAGTCAAGAACGCCAGCGATGAACAGATCGCACGGCTGGTGAGCATTGGCCAGAAGTTCCAGCAAGCGGTCAATGGCCGGGCGGCGGCGAAGAAGCAGAAAGAACTCGACATCGCCTTTCACTCGCTGTTGTTGGAGATGACCGGGTCATCCCTGGTCGCCGGTATGCAGCGTGTACTGGTCGATTTCTTTCGCACGGTGACCACGAGCACACCCTTGGATGCCTCGAATGCCGAACGAATTGTGTGGGAGCACGCGGAACTGGCCGCGGCTATTCGCGACCGCGACGTCGAGCGAGCCCGCGCGATGATTCGCGCCCAGGTGCGTCGTTATCTGCCCGAGGGCCCTCAGGCCACTCAAGAACCGGTACGGATTGCCTGA
- a CDS encoding creatininase family protein, with the protein MQTAYLWAIGAAAALLVAIPDAMTPDPAGLRPIAAVDSVFVEELTWMEVRDQLAQGTDTVIVATGGVEQNGPYLVTGKHNYILRGTTEAIARKLGKALVAPIVPFVPEGDINPPSMHMKYPGSISVTEDTFERLLIDICGSFKTHGFKRIVLLGDSGGNQAGMKAVADRLNSQWSGTPRVVFVPEYYDYAGLTKWIEAEGVHQQPEGFHDDFVISAQMIAVDPRTARMDERVKAGKFRINGVELAPVEKTIQWGRRIIDHRAAETVKAIRAKS; encoded by the coding sequence ATGCAGACAGCTTACCTGTGGGCGATTGGTGCGGCGGCCGCGCTGCTGGTCGCGATACCCGATGCGATGACACCCGACCCCGCCGGGCTGCGGCCGATTGCGGCGGTCGATTCAGTGTTTGTCGAGGAGCTTACCTGGATGGAGGTCCGCGACCAGCTCGCCCAAGGCACCGACACGGTCATCGTTGCCACGGGGGGAGTTGAACAAAACGGTCCCTATCTGGTGACCGGCAAGCACAACTACATCTTACGCGGCACGACCGAAGCCATTGCGCGCAAGCTAGGAAAAGCACTGGTCGCCCCCATTGTTCCGTTCGTGCCCGAGGGGGATATCAATCCGCCGTCGATGCACATGAAGTATCCCGGCTCGATCAGCGTGACGGAAGACACCTTTGAAAGATTGCTGATTGACATTTGCGGCAGCTTCAAGACGCACGGCTTTAAGCGGATTGTTTTGCTCGGGGACAGCGGTGGCAACCAGGCCGGCATGAAAGCGGTAGCCGATCGTCTTAATTCCCAATGGAGTGGAACTCCCCGCGTCGTTTTCGTGCCCGAGTATTACGACTACGCCGGTCTGACCAAGTGGATCGAAGCAGAGGGGGTCCACCAGCAGCCCGAGGGCTTTCACGACGATTTCGTGATTTCGGCGCAGATGATCGCCGTCGACCCACGAACCGCGCGGATGGACGAGCGCGTGAAGGCTGGCAAGTTTCGCATCAATGGCGTCGAGTTAGCGCCAGTCGAGAAGACGATTCAGTGGGGGCGTCGCATCATCGACCATCGCGCGGCCGAGACCGTGAAAGCGATCCGGGCCAAGTCGTAG
- a CDS encoding exo-alpha-sialidase, whose translation MKLETVIKHNGGDFLWFHPRAAAIPAPEGVEPSIVMTIQKHLKISDYYSGLHVLTRESPTGSWAGPILPQELDWRQQPDGVTISVADVTPGWHALTGKLLAIGCQVRYNAKGKQLEDIPRAHQTVYAVFDPRTRHWSPWQMLELPPDEQFNFARNACSQWLVRPDGRLLVPLYIGRNAREPFSTTVAECRFDGARLTYARHGSVLRSSVARGLYEPSLVEFGGRYFLTLRNDVRGYVSVGDASLQFAEPQPWLFDDGAELGSYNTQQHWLAHSDGLFLVYTRRGANNDHIVRHRAPLFMAQVNLDSLRVLRRTERIVVPERGAELGNFGACPINAAESWVTVSEGMFMKDSQQRGAEGATFVARVLWAKPNRRSDVLPRSNQP comes from the coding sequence GTGAAGTTGGAAACCGTCATCAAGCATAACGGCGGTGACTTTCTCTGGTTTCACCCTCGTGCCGCCGCCATTCCCGCCCCCGAGGGCGTTGAGCCGTCGATCGTCATGACAATTCAAAAGCACCTCAAGATATCGGACTATTACTCCGGCTTGCACGTGCTAACTCGCGAGTCCCCGACTGGCAGTTGGGCCGGGCCGATTCTTCCCCAGGAACTGGATTGGCGTCAACAACCGGACGGCGTCACCATTAGCGTCGCGGACGTCACGCCCGGCTGGCACGCCCTCACCGGCAAACTGCTCGCCATCGGCTGCCAGGTGCGCTACAACGCCAAAGGGAAGCAGTTGGAAGACATCCCCCGCGCGCACCAAACGGTCTACGCGGTGTTTGACCCGCGGACGCGCCACTGGTCGCCTTGGCAAATGCTGGAGTTGCCCCCAGACGAACAATTCAATTTCGCGCGCAATGCCTGCTCGCAATGGCTGGTGCGGCCCGATGGCCGCCTGTTGGTGCCGCTGTACATTGGCCGCAACGCACGCGAACCGTTCAGCACGACGGTGGCCGAATGCCGCTTCGATGGCGCGCGGTTGACCTATGCGCGGCACGGGAGCGTGTTGCGGTCAAGCGTCGCGCGCGGACTTTACGAGCCCTCGCTGGTCGAATTTGGCGGCCGCTATTTCCTGACGCTGCGCAACGATGTCCGGGGATATGTGAGCGTCGGCGACGCAAGCCTGCAATTCGCCGAGCCGCAACCCTGGCTCTTCGACGACGGCGCGGAACTGGGCAGCTACAACACACAGCAACATTGGCTGGCGCACAGCGATGGCCTGTTTCTCGTTTATACCCGCCGCGGCGCGAACAATGATCATATTGTCCGGCATCGCGCGCCCTTGTTCATGGCGCAAGTCAATCTCGACAGCTTACGCGTATTGCGGCGTACCGAGAGAATCGTCGTGCCGGAGCGCGGAGCGGAACTCGGCAACTTTGGCGCCTGCCCGATCAATGCGGCGGAATCGTGGGTCACGGTGTCGGAAGGGATGTTTATGAAAGATTCCCAGCAACGCGGAGCCGAAGGGGCGACGTTCGTGGCCCGCGTGCTGTGGGCCAAGCCGAACCGACGATCCGATGTCTTGCCGCGGAGCAATCAGCCGTGA
- a CDS encoding fumarylacetoacetate hydrolase family protein: MRLCRFTHQGQTSVGIYDEQQVVSLSSAARAYADATHENIALPASDNLLDYLPAGTSFAAAKKVAGWVEQNRVALAGKLAIATSAVKLHVPIPRPNKLFLLAGNYADHIKEGGGIAAARAETFPYVFMKPPTTTLTDPGAPVVIPKISPAAIDWELELAVVIGKRCKAVPESEALGVVAGYTVINDISNRKFRPNPGRKKRDKDEFFDWLHGKWHDSFCPCGPCITSADVIADPQQLAMQLKLNGELRQNSTTGAMIFPVAAIIEFISNMVTLEPGDIISTGTPAGVGASSGTFVKPGDRLEASIERIGLLSSPIVAE; the protein is encoded by the coding sequence ATGCGATTGTGCCGTTTCACCCATCAAGGCCAGACCTCGGTTGGCATCTACGATGAGCAGCAGGTGGTCTCGCTGTCGAGCGCGGCTCGCGCCTATGCCGACGCGACTCACGAGAATATCGCGCTGCCAGCGAGCGACAACCTGCTCGACTATCTGCCCGCCGGGACGTCATTCGCCGCGGCGAAGAAAGTCGCCGGCTGGGTCGAACAGAACCGCGTCGCGCTAGCGGGCAAGCTGGCCATCGCCACGTCCGCGGTCAAGCTGCATGTCCCCATTCCCCGGCCGAACAAGTTGTTTCTGCTGGCTGGCAACTACGCCGATCACATCAAGGAAGGGGGTGGCATTGCGGCCGCCCGGGCCGAGACGTTTCCCTATGTCTTCATGAAACCGCCGACGACCACGTTGACCGATCCCGGCGCGCCGGTCGTCATTCCCAAGATTTCGCCGGCGGCGATCGATTGGGAGTTGGAACTGGCCGTCGTGATTGGCAAGCGCTGCAAAGCAGTTCCCGAGTCCGAGGCACTCGGCGTTGTGGCTGGCTACACCGTGATCAATGACATCTCCAATCGGAAGTTTCGACCGAACCCGGGGCGCAAGAAACGCGACAAAGACGAGTTCTTCGACTGGTTGCACGGCAAATGGCACGACAGCTTTTGTCCCTGCGGGCCGTGCATCACGTCGGCCGACGTGATTGCCGATCCTCAGCAGTTGGCGATGCAACTCAAGTTGAACGGCGAACTGCGCCAGAACTCGACTACCGGCGCCATGATCTTCCCGGTCGCCGCGATCATCGAGTTCATTTCAAACATGGTCACGCTAGAACCAGGAGACATCATCTCGACCGGCACACCGGCCGGCGTCGGCGCATCGAGCGGAACCTTTGTGAAACCTGGCGATCGGCTCGAGGCCTCGATCGAGCGCATTGGCCTGCTCAGCTCGCCCATCGTGGCGGAATGA